Within Bacillus sp. 2205SS5-2, the genomic segment AGTTCTCAATATTATCCGAAAATGCTAGAAGCGGTTGCCACTCATTATGGAATTGATATGGATGTTCCAGTTGCCCAGTTGCCGCCCGAACACCTGAATAAAATACTTTTCGGTTCTGGTACTGACAAAGTGTATTTCCGTTATGAAAATGATTTCGGACAAGTTCGAGAAAATCATATTCAATTTGAAGGTGTGATTGGAAATGTTGAGCGTCGTTACCGTGAAACGAGTTCAGAGTATATTCGGGAACAAATGGAGAAGTACATGGCACAACAACATTGTCCTTCCTGCAAGGGTCATCGTTTAAAACCTGAAACTCTTTCGGTCAAAGTCGCATCAAAACATATTGGTGAGATTACAGAGTTGTCAATTGAAGAAGCCGATGCATTCTTCGAGTCATTATCTCTATCAGAAAAAGATATGCAAATTGCCAACCTGATCTTGCGAGAAATTCGGGAACGATTAGGATTTTTAGTGAATGTGGGGCTCGATTATTTAACTATGAGCCGTGCGGCAGGAACGCTATCTGGAGGAGAGGCACAGAGAATTCGACTAGCAACTCAAATTGGATCCCGTTTAACAGGAGTCTTATATATTCTCGATGAACCTTCGATTGGATTACACCAACGCGATAATGATCGTCTCATTTCAACATTGAAGAATATGAGAGACATCGGGAATACTTTAATCGTGGTCGAGCATGATGAAGATACGATGCTGGCTGCAGATTATTTAATAGATGTTGGTCCTGGTGCCGGGGTACATGGCGGAGAAATTGTAGCAGAGGGAACACCGGAGGAAGTCATGAAAAACCCGCACTCCTTAACGGGGCAATATTTAGCAGGGGAAAAATTCATCCCACTGCCATTAGAGCGTCGTAAAGATGATGGTCGATTCATAGAGATAATCGGAGCAAAAGCAAACAATTTAAAAAATGTAAAAGTGAAGCTACCACTAGGCATGTTTGTCGCTGTCACGGGCGTATCGGGATCAGGAAAGAGTACATTAATTAATGAAATTTTGCATAAATCGCTTGCTCAAAAGCTGCATAAAGCGAAAAGAAAGCCTGGTAACCATAAAGAAATTAAGGGTGTGGAGTATTTAGATAAGGTGATTGATATCGATCAGTCGCCCATTGGCCGAACACCGCGGTCAAATCCGGCGACCTATACAGGCGTATTCGATGATATTCGTGATGTTTACGCGTCAACAAATGAAGCCAAAGTAAGAGGCTACAAAAAAGGTCGTTTCTCTTTTAATGTAAAAGGTGGACGCTGTGAAGCATGCCGAGGAGACGGAATAATTAAAATTGAAATGCACTTCCTACCAGATGTGTATGTACCTTGTGAGGTCTGCCATGGAAAGCGCTACAATCGTGAAACGTTAGAAGTTCAATACAAAGGGGAAAATATCTCTGATGTACTAAATATGACGATAGAAGACGCGATTCCTTTCTTTGAAAACATCCCAAAGATTAGTCGCAAGCTCCAAACTCTTGCTGACGTAGGCTTGGAATATATGAAGCTTGGTCAACCGGCGACGACACTATCTGGAGGGGAAGCACAACGGGTGAAATTAGCATCTGAGTTACACCGAAGATCCAATGGACGATCTTTTTATATTTTAGATGAACCAACGACAGGATTACATGTGGATGATATTGCTCGTTTACTCATCGTGCTGCAACGACTGGTTGAAAATGGCGACACGGTTTTAGTGATTGAACATAATTTAGATGTTATTAAAGGAGCTGATTATTTGGTTGATCTTGGTCCTGAAGGTGGCGATAAAGGTGGCCAAATTATCGCAAGAGGAACACCAGAAAAAGTGGCTGAAACGAGAGCCTCTTATACTGGGAAATACTTAAAACCGATTTTAGAGCGTGATCGAGAGCGAATGAAAAAACGACTGGCTCAACAAGAAGATGTGCGAGAGGAAGTATCAACGTGAGCAGTTTCCTCTGAAAGATGTATCGGTAAATAAGGTAGACCTAGTTATTTCTTAAAAGGAGACCCAGATTTGTGGTCTCCTTTTCGAATTGACTAAACTGAAGTTTTTTAATTGCCTATTGAATGGATAATACATCTTAATAAAAGGCTTTTTTCGAATATTTTGTTGCTATTGGCACGAAGTCATACAAATCAGGGGACATATTCCGATTCGAAAAGCCACAATCTTCGCGAAAACAGCTGCATAGAAATACCACTCCGAGCTCAAGAGTCCTAAGAACCAAATGAAAAATTTCACCAATAGGTCATAATTTTCTACTGAATTCAAACATACACTCCTATATTGAGACTTTTTATCACAAACCATCAAGTTCAGATGCCTCACAAAATAGGAGAAGTAAACGAAACTTTTTAATGAAAATTTCGTAATGTAAATTAAAGGAGTTGAGCGCAATGGAAACGAATAAATTATTATCATCTCTTTCTTATTTGAGTATTTTTTTCGCTGGGTTTATTTTTCCCTTAATTGTGTTGTTTGTGACCAAAGATAAAGAAGTGAAAGGACATGCGGTGAAAGCTTTAGTTTCTCATATCATCCCAATTGTAGGTGTACCATTTATTTTTCTGTCGATCATCTTAGATTTCAACGTATTAAGTGAGGGCAGTGGAATTCCCTTTTTTATGCTTGGTGGAATTGGTCTCTATATGCTGATGGTTATCATTATTACGATTTGGAATGTATATAAAGGAGTCAAAGTACTTCTTTAAAAAGGAGGAGTCGAGATTATGACAGAAGAGCGTAAGCGAATATTAGAAATGGTTGAGAATGGTTCCTTATCGGCACGTGAAGCTCTTACATTGTTAGAAGCCTTAGATTCTGCAGAAGAAACAAGCAAAAAGAAAGAGGAGAAATTACTCAACGATTTGGTTATTGCAGTAAACAAAGAGAAAAAAACAGATGGGCCGACTGGTTCATCCACAAAAGAGAAGTTGATGGAATTTATTTCAAGTACGATTAAAAAAGTCAAAGATATGGATTTGGATTTTCAGCTTGGTCAACATGCGGATGTGTCCCATGTGTTCCAGCATACTGGTGTAACGGTCCAACAATTGGAATTGGATATATCGAATGGAAAAGTGGAGATTATTCCTTGGGATCAGCAGGACGTGCGAATAGAGTGTAATGTTCGTGTGTACCGAACGGAAAAACAGGAAGAAGCCAGAACAATGTTTCTTAAGAATACGACGTTTTCCATTGAAAATGATAAATTACGCTTTTCAACTCAATTTAAGTGGATGAAGGCAGATACGATTCTTTACATCCCAAAGAATGAATATGAAAAGCTGTCGGTTCGAATTTTTAATGGGGGATTAACCGTCAAAGGTTTACAAGTTGAAGACTTTAAATTTAAAACAGCGAATGGGAAGCTGAATGTTGAACAGCTTTATTCACAGTCGTTGGAAGCGGAAACGGCCAATGGATCAATATCTATTGTGAACTCTTATAGCCGCAAAATTGAAGCGGAAACGATTAATGGAAGTATCACCTTTAAAGGAGATAGTCAAAAGCTTGATCTTCAATCTCTCAATGGAAATATTCAATGCGATGTGACCGGAGATCAGTGTGAAACGCTTCATGCCAAAACGGTTACGGGTAGCGTTGTATTAGCGATTGGGACGGAGCGATCACTTAGTGGAGAATTGAAGTCCAACCTAGGAAGTTTTAAAGTTAATCAAATGGGTATTACTATACTAGAAGAGAAAAGTGAACTCGTACAAAAATATATGCGTTTTTCTAAAAAAGGATTAAATCCACATATGCTACACGTTTTTGCAGATACAAAAACAGGTTCTATTTCACTTAAATAGAGAAGCGCCTGAAAGAAGGAGTGATAAGGAATGATGTCCTTAACACGATCGGAATCAAATAAGGTCGTCTTTGGTATTATCGGCGGGCTTTCAAAAAAATTAGGAATGAATGCAACGTTATTGCGAATTATTTTTGCAGTATTAGTATTCGCAACAGGCTTTTTTCCAATAGTATTCATCTATATTATCTTGGCATGGATCATCCCGAAAGAAAGGGGGTAAGTTGAACAAGTGAAATGGTTATTTACAATTTTGATTAACGCGGTGTTATTTGTAGCTCTTGATGGCTATTTTACTTCTTTCGAGGTCTCTAGTCTTGGTGCGGCTATTGGGGCAAGCTTTGTATTGTCATTTCTCAATATTTTGGTGCGCCCTATCTTAGTGATTTTGACGCTGCCAGTGACCATTCTTACATTGGGATTCTTCTTATTTGTTATCAATGCGATCACTTTATTGTTAACCGATGGCCTTATGGGTGATTCTTTTGAAATTTCCGGCTTTGGAATGGCGTTGTTGGCTTCCGTGATTTTATCAATCGTTAACCTTGTCTTTCAAAAAGTGATATTTGATAAAGATAAATAGACTCAAATGTAAAACCGTTCCTATATAGGAACGGTTTTTATACATTTTAGGAAGTGAGAGGAGCGTCTCATTATTACTAACCTACTGTCATTTTTGAAGATCAATGAAGAGATTTCGGAATCAGATAGACCAACCCCTATGCTTCTTCACACTTAATGTAGGAGGAAAAACCCTTCTGTTTTAGTTGATTGGCTAGTTGTTCGGCATTTGCTTTTGAGGAGAAGGCTCCAACCTGGACTTTATATAATCCGGTCTTTTTTTTCTTGAGTTTATATTGAGTAGCGAGAGCTTTCACAATTCCTTCAGCGACAAGTTTTCGGTAGCGATCAGATTTTAATAGCGCCGCATCCCCTCGGTTAGTCATGAAACCACATTCGATAAGAACGGCGGTCATTTTAGTTTCCCGTAGCACATGGAAATCGGCCGTTTTGACCCCGCGATCAGACAAACCTGAAGCTGCAACCAGGTTTGCTTGTATTTTTTTGCCTAACGAGAGGGCATCTGAAGGTCGTGAAGGATGCACATATGTTTCGATTCCACTTATCTCGTTCCATCCTCCACTCCCATACGCATTAGCGTGAATGGAAACATAGACATTGACGTTTTTGGCATTGGCATTGTTCGTTCTTTCTGTTAATGGGACGTCCCTAGTGTTCGAATGAGTGAAAAAGACGATCACCTTTTCGTAAGCGGATAGAAGGTTTTTCGCATAATCGGCCACTTGAGTGTTGAATTCGTATTCTTTCATGCCACCGGGTGTACGTTTACCAGAGGTAGTCAGACCATGACCTGCATCTAGCATAATTTTCACTCTACATGTCCTCCTTTTTTGTTTCTTTCACAATTAACATATAATGGGATTGTGAAAAAAGACACGGTGTTTGTTCCTGAGTTTGGCCAAGTTGTTTTCTGGTTTCCCTAAATAGAAAAGTGCTACAATAGGATGGTATATTTGTATAGGTATCGTTCAACATAATTTGTACATAGGCTTGAAGGAGGAAATACAATGGTAAAAGTACGGACCAATGACATCATCGAAAAATTCAACTTAGATCTTATAGCTGGGGAAGAAGGGGTTCATCGACCGATTACAACAAGTGACATCTCTCGGCCAGGTCTAGAAATAGCAGGTTATTTTAACTATTATCCAGCGGAGCGAATTCAACTCCTCGGGAAGACAGAGCTTTCTTTTTTAGAAAAACTGAGCGAAGACGAAAGAGAAATTCGAATGGGAAAGCTATGTACGGATATTACTCCTGGAATTTGCATTTCGAGAGAATTAGAAGTCCCAGAAGAATTGATGAAGGCTGCTGAAAAATTTTCTGTGCCTCTTATGCGTTCTGCGATGAAAACAACAAGATTTTCCAGTCGACTAACGAATTTTTTAGAAAGTAAGTTAGCTCCAACAACAGCGGTACACGGCGTACTTGTTGATATTTACGGTGTTGGGGTGATGATTATTGGGAAGAGTGGCGTCGGAAAAAGTGAGACCGCACTAGAACTTGTCAAACGCGGACATCGTTTAGTCGCAGATGACTGTGTAGAAATTCGTCAAGAGGATACGGATACCCTGATTGGAGGGTCACCTGAATTAATTGAACATTTACTTGAAATTCGGGGGCTAGGGATTATTAATGTGATGACTCTATTTGGAGCAGGTGCTGTTCGTACGTATAAACGAATCACACTGGTCATTAATCTAGAAATTTGGGATAAGTCCAAGCATTATGATCGTTTAGGTTTAGAAGAGGAAACGATGAGAATTATCGATACAGATGTAACAAAATTAACGGTACCAGTTCGACCCGGGCGAAATTTAGCCGTGATTATTGAAGTGGCAGCCATGAATTTCCGCTTGAAAAGAATGGGCGTAAACGCAGCCGAGCAATTCCAAGAACGTTTATCGGGAGCGATCACCTCAGGGGAACAAGATGATCACGAAGACTATTAAGAAAAGGAGTGAAAAAAATGGAACCGATTAATCCAATTGCGCTAGATTTAGGTGCCATTCAAGTAAGGTGGTACGGCATTCTTATTGGACTAGGAATAATTTTAGCATTATATTTGGCAATTCGAGAAACAAAGAGATTAGGGCTAAATCCGGATTTATTTGCCGATTTACTGATTTGGGCCATTCCAGCTTCTATCATCTCGGCACGTATTTATTATGTGATTTTTCAGTGGGAGTACTATTCGGTGTATCCTGAAAAAATCATTCAAATTTGGACTGGTGGAATTGCGATTCACGGAGCCTTAATTGGGGCTGTCGTTACAACGATAGTGTTCGCCAAATTAAAAAAAATCTCGTTTTGGGTGTTAGCGGATATTGCTGCACCGAGCTTGCTTGTCGGACAAGCAATAGGCCGCTGGGGAAATTTTATGAATCAAGAAGCTCATGGTGGACCGGTAACAAGAGCGTTTTTAGAAGGATTGTTTTTACCAGATTGGATTGTAAACCAAATGTACATAGACGGGGTTTATTATCATCCTACCTTTCTGTATGAGTCCCTGTGGAATTTGGCGGGGATTATTCTACTTGTTATCATCAGACGAATGAATCCTGGAAGAGGGACCATCTTTTTATCGTATGTGATTTGGTATTCTGTCGGTCGATTCTTTATAGAAGGATTACGAACAGACAGCTTAATGCTGACAGAGAGTTTACGAATGGCAGAAGTGATCTCAATTGCGTTGATTGTCGGGGCAGTTGCTGTTTGGATTTATCGTCGTCAAACCGGAAAGTTATCGGTACGGTACGATGAGGTAAATGTCTAAAGGAGAGAAATGGATGATGGGATCATTAGTAAAGGGGACAAAAGTAGGGCTCACCACGACCTGGACGTTAGGGAAAATTATTTTCCCTACCACTTTATTGGTGACACTTGTGCAATACACTCCGCTACTACCATGGTTGATTGAGTGGATTTCACCATTTATGAGTTGGTTTGGTTTATCAGGAGATGCGGCTATCCCGCTTGTATTAGGTAATTTTTTGAATTTATATGCGGCGATTGGAGGAATTCTATCGCTTGACTTAACGGTAAAAGAAGTCTTTATCGTTGCGATGATGTTGTCCTTTTCCCATAATTTACTGATCGAATCGAGTGTCGCCGTTAAGGTAGGGGTCAGGCTTTGGATTATACTCCTTGTCCGGATTGGCTTAGCTCTCTTTTCTGCTGTAGTTCTTCATCTCGTATGGGACGGAGGGAGTGAACTCGCTCAATATGGGTTTATGCCTTCTGTTCAAGCAGATGTTGGCAGCTGGGCAATGATTGCCGCGATGGCTTTGCAAAAAGCAACCTTCGGGGTATTGCAGTTAGCTCTAATTGTGATTCCATTGATGATCGGTATTCAATTTTTGAAAGATTTACAATGGCTACAAAAATTCTCTGCGTTATTAGCTCCGTTTACGAGAAGGCTAGGAATGAATGAAAATACTTCCACTACTTTGGCTGCGGGATTACTGTTTGGCTTGGCTTATGGAGCGGGTGTGATGATTCAAGCCGTGAAAGAGGATGGAGTGAGTAAGCGAGACGTCACATTGGCGTTTATTTTTCTAGTAGGGTGTCATGCAGTTGTAGAGGATACGCTTATTTTCCTTCCACTTGGAATACCGGTGTGGCCTCTATTATTGATTCGACTCGGAACGGCTATTATCTTAACCTGGGCCATAGGGAGAGCGTGGAAGAAAAAAGAAGTGTCTAATGGAAAGGAATTTACGCTAACATGAAAAACATAAACACCATATTATTTGATTTAGATGGAACGCTGATTGATACAAATGAATTAATCATCTCTTCGTTTCTTCATACGTTGAACTATTATTTTCCCAATGATTATCAACGAGAAGATGTGCTGACATTTATTGGACCACCGTTAGAGGAAAGTTTTGAAAAAGTGGCACCGGATCAGGTCGAAGAAATGGTCAAGCGGTACCGGGCGTATAACTTAGAGCATCATGACAAGCTGGTGAAAGAATTCAGTGGTGTAAAGGAAACGGTTGTTGCTCTTCATGAATTGGGCTATAAATTGGCAATCGTATCGACGAAAATTCGCTCAGTAGTAATCAAGGGATTAGAACTTATGAATCTAAGACCGTATTTTGATGTGATTATTGCTTTAGACGATGTAACGAATGCAAAACCAGATCCAGAGCCTCTTTATAAGGCACTAGAAGCATTAGGATCACTCCCGGAGGAAGCTTGTATGATTGGTGATAATCATCATGATATATTAGCGGGCAAAAATGCGAACACCACATCCATTGGTGTTGCATGGTCAGCAAAAGGGAGAGGCTACTTAGAAGACTATCACCCAGATTATATTTTAGAGGAAATGCCCGATTTATTAGATTTATTAGGGGTGAAGTGAGAATGAGGCGTACCACGCGCTACGAAGTTCAGGGAGCTAATTCGCTCTGGCATGTGTATAAGACGGTACCGTTTATCAAGGTTGTAAAAAACTTTGCGGTCATTCAACTGGCGCGATACACCCCTTTTTTGGGGATGAAAAACTGGATGTATCGTACGTTTCTACACATGAAAATAGGGAAGCAAACCTCATTTGCCTTAATGGTGATGCTCGATGTCATGTTCCCAGAAAAAATTTCTGTCGGTCGAAACACGGTCATCGGCTATAATACCACTATCCTCGCGCATGAATATTTAATCAAGGAATATCGTTTGGGTGAAGTGGACATTGGCAGTGAGGTTATGATTGGAGCCAATTGCACAATATTGCCGGGTGTGAAAATAGGAGATGGAGCGATTGTCTCTGCGGGTACGCTGGTGCATCAAGATGTTCCTGAGGGTTCGTTTGTCGGAGGGAACCCGATGAAAATCATTTATAGCAAAGAGGAGTTAAAAGAACGTTGGAAAGATGATCGCATTTATGGAGAAATGAATAGTATTTCGTGAAGTCTGCTACCATTGGGTGCAGGCTTTTTTTAAGTCTATTTTCGTAAAGTTTGTTGCTTTTCGTATCAGTTTATCATGATTGAATAGCTTTGTTTCGTGGCATCATTTCGTCTAATTTTGAGGGAAACAAACTGTGAAATGGAGGATTTAATCAAAAATCAGATGTAATAGCCACAATGCATACGATAATTTTATTAGGCAGTTTTGGCAAAGGAACAAACTAGGGAAATAAATCCTTCATATTATCTTCCATAGAACTTTTGCCACCTTCCTATTTGTAAATAAATGAAGCTGTCTGTATGTGTTGAATGATGTCCAGTTAACAGTTGACGTAAGGTAAAATGCACGTTAAACTACAGTTAACTTTAACTTGGTAGTATATTAGCGAGATAAAGTAATTTGATAATTTAATATTACTTGATACATCCATCAAAGGGATTCTTCATCAGCAAGGATCGATTATTTAATTCATGTTAGGTATTAAAACACCGGTTTGAATGGGATGAAAGGAGACGAAAGATGACAAAAATATTTATGTTTGAAAAACCACTTGGAATGAGAGACACCTTTCCAATTACATATAAAAAAATAAAAATGATCAAAGAAGAGATGGAGAAAGAATGGACTTTATGGGGATATTCCTTTTTAGAAACCCCTGCCTTGGAGTATTACAATACAGTTGGGATGGCCTCGGCGATACAAGAAGAACAGTTATTTAAACTATTAGATCAAGAGGGAAACACCCTCGTATTACGTCCAGATATGACAGCCCCGATCGCAAGAGTGGCTGCATCTAAGCTCTTAAGTACGCGTAATCCCCTCCGACTTGCCTATCATTCAAAGGTGTATCGAGCGCAGCAAAGAGAAGGTGGGAAAGCAGCAGAATTTGAGCAATTAGGAATTGAATGCATTGGTGATGGAACAATCAGCGCGGATGCGGAAGTAATCGCTCTTATGATTTCTTCCTTGAATGGCCTGCAATTAGACTCGTTTATAGTATCGATTGGGCATATTGGTTTTGTTCAATCTCTTTTGAATGAAGTGTTGGGAAATGACTCGCAGGTACACGAGTTGCAACGTTTTCTTTTTGATAAAAACTATGTAGGGTTCGAAACATACGTCCAGTCATTATCGCTCTCATCCCTAGATAAGCATCGACTTTCCAAACTTTTATCCCTTACTGGTAAAAATGATTGCTTACAAATAGCTTATGATCTAGTTTGTTCAGAAGAAGCCAGAAACGCATTAGATGAATTATCCTTGTTATGGGAGCAGTTAGACGAATATGGTGTGGCAACCTCAATAAAAATTGATCTTGGTCAAGTTAGCCATATGAGCTATTATACAGGTCTAGTGTTTGAGGTATCTGCCAATTCTGTCGGTTTTCCGATTGGAAATGGAGGGCGTTATGATCATTTACTCACTAAATTCGGAAAAACGGTTGCAGCAACAGGTTTTGCGATCTCAATGAACTATCTTCTGCAAGCACTTGAAGGAACGATCCAACCTGTAAACGAATGTGAGCTTGTTCTGTTTCAAGAGGGATGGAGAAAGGAAGCCCTTCAATTCGTTCGCGAAAAACGGGCAATAGGTGTGAATGTGGTCATGCAGGATATGAACGGGGTAGAGGATGTTGGGAAATTTATAACATCCTATCAACAAGTGTATTTTTTAAACGGAGAGGGTAGTAATAGATGCTAACCATTGCCATGCCAAAGGGAAGAATTTTTAATGAAGCAGTCAAATTACTCGACTTAGCGGGATACAAGCTTCCACCCGCATTCGAGGATTCACGAAAGTTGATTATAGATGTAGATGAAGAAAATCTACAGTTTATCTTAGCAAAACCTATGGATGTTCCTACCTATGTAGAATATGGTGTGGCTGATCTTGGGGTTGCAGGAAAAGATGTGCTCTTAGAAGAAGAACGAAATGTATATGAGTTACTCGATTTGCATATAAGTGAATGCTATCTAGCGGTTGCGGGACTTCCAGACACGATTATGAATGAAGTTGCGCCAAAAATAGCGACGAAATATCCGAATGTAGCTTCCTCATTTTTTCGTGAACAAGGAGAACAAGTGGAAGTAATTAAACTAAATGGCTCCATTGAGCTCGCTCCGCTTATTGGGTTAGCTGACCGAATAGTGGATATCGTATCAAGCGGACAAACACTCCAAGCAAATGGATTAATTGAATATGAAAAAATCGCCCATATAACTTCTAGACTCATTGTAAACACCGTTAGCTATCGCACCAAATCTGCGCAAATATCCGCTTTGGTACAACGATTATGTAATGTCATTGGAGAAACGGGGGGAGGGCATGAGGATTGAAAAAGCAACGATAACAGCATCGCTGAAACGTTCAGTTGAAAGTGGAACCGCTCAGCAACAACAAGAGGTTAATAGAATCATAGACAAAGTAAAAGTCGCTGGAGATGCAGCGCTTTATTCCTTTACAGAAAAATTTGATTCGGTCCAATTAGCAGAATTTCGTGTAACCGAAGCGGAGATTGAACGAGCATTTAGGTCGCTGGATTCTGACATGATTAACATCCTAGAAGAGGCGGCTCAAAATATATACAATTTTCACGAAAAACAAACCTCACAATCGTGGTTTACAACAGATGACGAAGGCACGTTGCTCGGTCAAAAAGTGACCCCGCTCGATTCAGTAGGTGTCTATGTGCCAGGGGGGACAGCTGCTTACCCTTCTTCTGTTTTGATGAATGTGATGCCGGCAAAAGTAGCCAAAGTCGAGCGGATTGTGATGGTTTCACCACCTAAGAAAGATGGCAACATTCCAGCCGGTGTTTTAGCAGCAGCCAAGATTGCGGGTGTTCATGAAATTTATAAGCTAGGTGGCGCCCATGCGATTGCGGCATTAGCCTATGGAACCGAGTCCATTCAACCGGTTGATAAAATTGTTGGACCGGGAAATATCTATGTTGCGTTAGCGAAAAAATCCGTTTTTGGGATGGTGGATATCGATATGATTGCCGGTCCCAGTGAAATCGTGGTAGTAGCGGATGAAAGCGGTGAGGCGGCTCAGATTGCGGCTGACTTACTCTCACAAGCGGAGCATGATGAACGAGCCAGTGCAATTTTGGTAACTTCTTCTGAAAGTCTGGCTGAAAATGTGAAAACGGAATTAGAAAAACAACTCGCCACGCTTCCCCGGAAAGAAATTGCCGAAAAAGCGTTAGAGCACCATGGACGGATTTATGTGACGAGAGATAGTATTGAGAGCATTCAAATTGTGAATAAACTAGCACCAGAGCATGTTGAAGTGATAACGAAAAATGCCTTCGAAACGGCCATGCAAATTCGTCATGCTGGAGCAATTTTTATCGGGCCCTACAGTTCAGAACCAATTGGCGATTATTTCGCTGGTCCCAATCA encodes:
- the uvrA gene encoding excinuclease ABC subunit UvrA — encoded protein: MGIDKIIVKGARAHNLKNIDVTIPRDKLVVLTGLSGSGKSSLAFDTVYAEGQRRYVESLSAYARQFLGQMDKPDVDAIEGLSPAISIDQKTTSRNPRSTVGTVTEIYDYLRLLYARVGKPICPNHGTEISSQTIEQMVDRIIVYPERTKLQVLAPIVSGRKGTHVKTLEDVKKQGYVRVRVNGEMIDLSEEIELEKNKKHNIEVVIDRIVVKEGVEARLADSLESALKLAEGRVLIDVMGEEELLFSEHHACPICGFSIGELEPRMFSFNSPYGACTSCDGLGTKLEVDKELVIPNSELSLRAHAIAPWEPSSSQYYPKMLEAVATHYGIDMDVPVAQLPPEHLNKILFGSGTDKVYFRYENDFGQVRENHIQFEGVIGNVERRYRETSSEYIREQMEKYMAQQHCPSCKGHRLKPETLSVKVASKHIGEITELSIEEADAFFESLSLSEKDMQIANLILREIRERLGFLVNVGLDYLTMSRAAGTLSGGEAQRIRLATQIGSRLTGVLYILDEPSIGLHQRDNDRLISTLKNMRDIGNTLIVVEHDEDTMLAADYLIDVGPGAGVHGGEIVAEGTPEEVMKNPHSLTGQYLAGEKFIPLPLERRKDDGRFIEIIGAKANNLKNVKVKLPLGMFVAVTGVSGSGKSTLINEILHKSLAQKLHKAKRKPGNHKEIKGVEYLDKVIDIDQSPIGRTPRSNPATYTGVFDDIRDVYASTNEAKVRGYKKGRFSFNVKGGRCEACRGDGIIKIEMHFLPDVYVPCEVCHGKRYNRETLEVQYKGENISDVLNMTIEDAIPFFENIPKISRKLQTLADVGLEYMKLGQPATTLSGGEAQRVKLASELHRRSNGRSFYILDEPTTGLHVDDIARLLIVLQRLVENGDTVLVIEHNLDVIKGADYLVDLGPEGGDKGGQIIARGTPEKVAETRASYTGKYLKPILERDRERMKKRLAQQEDVREEVST
- a CDS encoding DUF4870 domain-containing protein, with product METNKLLSSLSYLSIFFAGFIFPLIVLFVTKDKEVKGHAVKALVSHIIPIVGVPFIFLSIILDFNVLSEGSGIPFFMLGGIGLYMLMVIIITIWNVYKGVKVLL
- a CDS encoding DUF4097 family beta strand repeat-containing protein; protein product: MTEERKRILEMVENGSLSAREALTLLEALDSAEETSKKKEEKLLNDLVIAVNKEKKTDGPTGSSTKEKLMEFISSTIKKVKDMDLDFQLGQHADVSHVFQHTGVTVQQLELDISNGKVEIIPWDQQDVRIECNVRVYRTEKQEEARTMFLKNTTFSIENDKLRFSTQFKWMKADTILYIPKNEYEKLSVRIFNGGLTVKGLQVEDFKFKTANGKLNVEQLYSQSLEAETANGSISIVNSYSRKIEAETINGSITFKGDSQKLDLQSLNGNIQCDVTGDQCETLHAKTVTGSVVLAIGTERSLSGELKSNLGSFKVNQMGITILEEKSELVQKYMRFSKKGLNPHMLHVFADTKTGSISLK
- a CDS encoding PspC domain-containing protein; translation: MMSLTRSESNKVVFGIIGGLSKKLGMNATLLRIIFAVLVFATGFFPIVFIYIILAWIIPKERG
- a CDS encoding phage holin family protein; the protein is MKWLFTILINAVLFVALDGYFTSFEVSSLGAAIGASFVLSFLNILVRPILVILTLPVTILTLGFFLFVINAITLLLTDGLMGDSFEISGFGMALLASVILSIVNLVFQKVIFDKDK
- a CDS encoding N-acetylmuramoyl-L-alanine amidase yields the protein MLDAGHGLTTSGKRTPGGMKEYEFNTQVADYAKNLLSAYEKVIVFFTHSNTRDVPLTERTNNANAKNVNVYVSIHANAYGSGGWNEISGIETYVHPSRPSDALSLGKKIQANLVAASGLSDRGVKTADFHVLRETKMTAVLIECGFMTNRGDAALLKSDRYRKLVAEGIVKALATQYKLKKKKTGLYKVQVGAFSSKANAEQLANQLKQKGFSSYIKCEEA
- the hprK gene encoding HPr(Ser) kinase/phosphatase; protein product: MVKVRTNDIIEKFNLDLIAGEEGVHRPITTSDISRPGLEIAGYFNYYPAERIQLLGKTELSFLEKLSEDEREIRMGKLCTDITPGICISRELEVPEELMKAAEKFSVPLMRSAMKTTRFSSRLTNFLESKLAPTTAVHGVLVDIYGVGVMIIGKSGVGKSETALELVKRGHRLVADDCVEIRQEDTDTLIGGSPELIEHLLEIRGLGIINVMTLFGAGAVRTYKRITLVINLEIWDKSKHYDRLGLEEETMRIIDTDVTKLTVPVRPGRNLAVIIEVAAMNFRLKRMGVNAAEQFQERLSGAITSGEQDDHEDY
- the lgt gene encoding prolipoprotein diacylglyceryl transferase, yielding MEPINPIALDLGAIQVRWYGILIGLGIILALYLAIRETKRLGLNPDLFADLLIWAIPASIISARIYYVIFQWEYYSVYPEKIIQIWTGGIAIHGALIGAVVTTIVFAKLKKISFWVLADIAAPSLLVGQAIGRWGNFMNQEAHGGPVTRAFLEGLFLPDWIVNQMYIDGVYYHPTFLYESLWNLAGIILLVIIRRMNPGRGTIFLSYVIWYSVGRFFIEGLRTDSLMLTESLRMAEVISIALIVGAVAVWIYRRQTGKLSVRYDEVNV
- a CDS encoding nucleoside recognition domain-containing protein translates to MMGSLVKGTKVGLTTTWTLGKIIFPTTLLVTLVQYTPLLPWLIEWISPFMSWFGLSGDAAIPLVLGNFLNLYAAIGGILSLDLTVKEVFIVAMMLSFSHNLLIESSVAVKVGVRLWIILLVRIGLALFSAVVLHLVWDGGSELAQYGFMPSVQADVGSWAMIAAMALQKATFGVLQLALIVIPLMIGIQFLKDLQWLQKFSALLAPFTRRLGMNENTSTTLAAGLLFGLAYGAGVMIQAVKEDGVSKRDVTLAFIFLVGCHAVVEDTLIFLPLGIPVWPLLLIRLGTAIILTWAIGRAWKKKEVSNGKEFTLT